From the genome of Sulfurimonas paralvinellae:
ATCATGATCATAACGGAAATGACCTGAAAGAGCGCAGCAAGAATGAAAGCGTAGTAGTGAAGCTTATCAATGGAGTTTGCGCTGTATGCTAAAGTAGCCATCGCAATAAGAAGCGTCAGCGGCATGGAATGAGAAAGCCCCAATAAAATCGTATCTGTAATCCCCAGGTCTTTTATGAAGACCAAAGAGGCAAAGAGACGCATTAAGATCATGACAACGGTAATGAGCAGTGCTTTTTCAATCAAACCGCTGATAAACAGAGCATCAAGATCAAATGAACTGCCGATATGGATAAAAAAGATAGGAATCAAAAGTCCAAAACCAAAAGAGCCGAGCTTTTCCGGAAGATCATGTTTATGCTCAAAGAATGTCGGAATGAATATGCCCGCTAAAAAAGCACCAAAAGCAAGTTCGAGATGCAGATAGAGCATAGCGCCGACAAGCAGAAAAAAGATTCCCATGGAAAGACGGATATCCTGTTCCTGATTATCCTCATGGGGCATAAGGGCAGTGGAGACCTTTGGAAACCACCAAAAGATAAGCTCCATTGCGCGAAAGAGCAGAAACATAAACAAAATAAAAGCGATCAAAGCCATGATGCTTTGGAATAGTCCAAGACCTATGCCTGATTTCAAAGTAGCCGATGTTATGGTCAAGATGACGATACTCACGACTTCACCAATACCACCGACGGTCATAGAGAGTGTTATCCAAGGGGTTTTTCCATACTCTTTTGCCAAAGAGGCAACAAGACCAACCGAGATAAGCGGCAGCAATACCATAAAGATCTTGCCAAGATGAAACTGCATCGAAAAGGCGATGGAAAAAGCGTATAAGAAGAAGAGATAGAGCGCTACTTTTTTGATGGTATGAACAGGAGTTTTGAGAACATTTTTCAGGTTGATTTCTGTTCCTGCGATGAACATAAGGTATAAAAAACCAAGTTCCGCAACGATATTAAAAAGATGCTCGTCATGTAAAAAACCGACATAACCAAGCAGTGAGCCTAGAATAATCTCGATAGGAGTTGTGGGCAGTTTGACACTCTTTGCAATAAAAGGCGAGAACATAATGATAAGCGATATCGTCGTAATGAGAAGGATGTTATCGCTTAGTGTATGACTCATATGTCTAACCTGCTACACTCTTGGCAATGTCAAGTCCGAGAGATTCAAGCATTTCAAGGTCTTTGTTCATCGCCCGTCCGGAAGTTGTCAGATAGTTTCCAATGACGATGGAGTTCGCACCTGCATCGAAGATCTCACTTTGGCGCTCACCGAACATCAACTCACGTCCGCCTGCGACCATAATACGCTTAGCATTTGGAATCATCTCTCTTGTGAGCTTGATGAGAGAAAGGGCATCTTCAACTGTCAGTGGATTTGGACTGAGCTGCAGCGCTTCATTGTGATGATAGAAGTTGATAGGCACGGAGGTAGGGTTGAGTGATGCTAAAGACTCCAGCATCGAGATTCTGTCAGCTTGCGTCTCGCCGAGTCCGAAGATGCCGCCGGTAATGAGAACAAGCCCTGCTTCGTTGACATTTTGGCAGGTCTTGTAACGCTCAGACCATGGATGCGTCGTGCATATCTGCGGATAAAACGCTTCGCTTGTTTCGAGATTGTGATTGTATGCTTTGATGCCTGCATCTTTCAATGTCAGCAGCTGATCTAATGTCGCTGTACCATTACAGGCAATCAGACGCAGTTCGGGTGCGACTTCTTGAACTGCGTGAGCGACATTGCAGACAAATTTCAAAGTCTTGTCATTGAGACCTTTGTCCGCCGTTACAAGACAAAAACCGAGTGCGCCGTTATCACGGGCATTAATAGCCTCTTGTTGGATATCTTGGATGGGTTTTTGTTTATAGCGATCAATGTCGGCTTTATAGCGCACACTCTGTGAGCAAAATTTACAATCTTCTTTGCATGTACCGCTGTTGATGTTACAGATGGAACATAGAAATATCTTCTCACTCACTCTTTTGCCTTTTAAATTCATACGTTTTTTGCAGTTTGAACTCTTTTTTTGGTTTTCGTGTATAGTAGTTTACTATAAATTTGTTTGATTTCACTTCAAGCATCACACACTCTGAGAGGGCTTTGTTTCTTGCGCAGACTTCGCCGGGATTGAGATAAAGCGTTTTGCCTTTAAATTCAATCTCGAAAGCATGGGTATGACCGAAGATGACCACCTCGGCATCCGCTGTCATATAAAACGGCAGATGCATCAGTTTGAACTTTGTGTCGGCGAGTTTGAAGTAATAAGGCTCTTGGACGAGATTGTAGTCGTTATGATAAGCTGCGAGGTGTGCGTCATTGTTTCCGTAGACTGCGATGTACTTTTTGCCGCAGTTGGCTAAAAGCTCCAAAATCTCAGGCTCGACAATATCCCCCGCATGGATAATAAACTCAGCCCCCTCGGCTATTAAAAAATCAAGAGCGATCTTTGCACGCTTGATTTTCGAATGTGTATCGGAGAGAACACCTATTTTCATGACTATTTTTGCTCGTCTATCTCTTCACGCGGTGTTCGCGCTTTACATTTGACACACTCATAGACCTCTTTATTTCTGTAGGTTCTAGGAGCAAGCACACCTGTACAGCCTTTTTCTTTACATTTGATGGTTGTCGGTTCGAACTTGGAGATGAACTTACAATCAGGGTAGTTTTCACATCCCCAAAACGGTCCTCTGCGTGAGTTCTTGAGGCTGATTTTGCCGCCACAGTCGGGACATGGCGTTTCACTTACTTTCTCTTCGACATTGATGCTTTTCGTATTTTTACAATCAGGATAGTTCGAACAGGCTAAAAACTGTCCGTTACGACCATTTTTTACAATCATATCGGCACCACACTTCTCACATTTGTCATCACTCGTCTGCTCTTTTTTCTCTACAGGGTTGCCCTCTTCGTCACACTGCTCTGTGTATTTACATTTTGGAAATCCGCTGCAGGCGATGAACTGTCCGAAACGCCCGCTTCGAAGCAGTAGCTCGCTGCCGCATTTAGGACAGTTTCTGCCTAACGGTTTGGCAACTTTGAGTGAAACGATCTTCTCTTTCCCCTCTTCAATCTGCTTCATAAAACTTTCATAAAAATCAATGAGCAGTTTTTGCCAATCTTCATGCCCTTCGGCTATCTCATCAAGCTTCTCTTCCATCTCTGCTGTGAAGTTGATGTCGACGATATTTGGAAAATGCTTCTCTAAGATTTCTGTTACCGTAAAGGCGATCTCAGTAGGGATGATCTGCTTCTTCTCAATGGTTACATAGGTGCGGTTCGAGAGTGTCGCGATTGTCGGTGCATAGGTTGAAGGACGTCCGACACCTTCGGCTTCGAGCTTTTTGATTAGACTTGCTTCTGAATATCGTGAAGGTGGCTCGGTGAAATGCTGCTCAGGTTTGACGCTTTGAATATCGGCTTTGTCACCCTCTTTTAGAGTAGGAAGGAGTTTGTCTTTGTCTTCTGTTCCTGTTACGGCATAAAAACCATCAAAGATGAGTTTACGCCCGCTTGCACGGTACTCGTTTTCATTTCCTTTAAAAATGATGCTCTGCTGCTCGAAGAGGGCATCTTCCATCTGACATGCCATAAAACGCTCATAAATGAGGCGGTAGAGTTTTATCTCGTCTGGTTTGAGGTATTTGACCGCTACTTCAGGAGTGAATTGCAGCATAGTAGGGCGGATAGCCTCGTGCGCTTCCTGTGCCCCTTTTGCTTTTTTCGTGTAGACTTTCGGACTTTTCGGCAGGTATTTTTTACCGTAGCGGTTTTCGATAATGCCGCGAACTGCACCTACAGCCTCTTGTGCCAGATTGAGTGAATCGGTTCTCATGTAGGTGATGACCCCTGATGTTCCGTCAGGTGTTTTGACACCTTCATAGAGTGTCTGGGCTATCATCATCGTCTTTTTCGGTGTGAAACCGAGTTTGCTTGAAGCTGTTTGCTGCAGTGTTGACGTCATAAATGGTGGCGGTGTTGCTGATTTTCGTTGTTTTGTCTCTATCTTTGCGATTGTAAAGTCATCGTTTTTTACACTCTGCGTGATAGATTCCGCTTTTTCTTTGTTCTCTATAGAGAGCTTGGAGAGCTTTTCGCCTTTATGTTTGATGAGGTTTGCGTCGATGTTTGTTTTAAAGACAGTGTCAATTGTCCAGTACTCTTGGGGAACAAAGGCTTTTATCTCACGCTCACGGTCAACGACGAGCTTGAGTGTCGAAGATTGAACACGCCCGCCTGAGAGTCCTTTTTGAATCTTTGAAGCTAGAAGCGGAGAGAGCTTGTAACCCACGATTCTGTCAAGAAGACGGCGTGCCTGTTGCGCGTTTACCATCTTCATATCTATCTTGCGTGCAGATTCAAGCGCGTGCTTGATAGCGCCTTTTGTGATCTCATGAAAGACGATACGCGGCAGATCTTCGGGGTCTTTTTTGATGGCGTGCGCGATATGCCAGCCAATAGCCTCTCCCTCGCGGTCCTCATCGGTCGCGATATAGATAGTGTCCGCTTTTTTCGCTTTTTCACGTATCTCTTTCACGGTAGGGGCATTCTCTTTGGCAACGGAGTATTTTGGAACAATCTCATGATGTTCTTCATCTATGGTTATCCCAAAGCGGGATTTCGGCAGGTCGCGGATGTGTCCTTTTGAAGCGATGACATCATAACCCTTCCCAAGAAAGTTCTTGATAGTACGGGCTTTTGCAGGTGATTCGACGATAATTAAGTTCAACTCATTTTTCCTATATATAGTATAGTGATCTATTTTTTGATTGTGGAAGTGTACCCAAAAAATCTAAAATTGTAAAAAAATGAAAAATTTCACATTTTTTCTAAAGTTATTTTTTTGGGTGACGATATTGATACAGTCTGAGGCAGGGAAGCCAAAAGATAATACAAAAAACAAAGAGCGATAGGCTCTTCCATAGAAAAGGATTTATTATGGGTTTTAGAATTAACACAAACATCGGTGCGATGAATGCACACAAAAATGCTGTTTTTAACAATCAGGCGCTTGATAAAAGTTTAAATAGACTTTCATCTGGTCTAAGAATAAATAAAGCTGCTGATGATTCAGCTGGTCTAGCGATTGCAGACAAACTTTCTGCGCAGTCACAAGGTCTTGGTCAGGCTATTAGAAACGGGAACGATGCTATCGGTCTTATTCAAACTGCTGATGGCGCTTTACAAGAGTATACACAAATTGTACAGCGTATTCGTACACTTGCTGTTGAATCATCAAATGATACGCAAGATTCTGCTTCAAGATCATTTATTCAAACAGAGGTTAACCGTCTTATCTCTTCTGCGAGTTTTATTAATTCACAGACTAAATTTAATGGTAAAACATTGTTTACAGATAGTAGTTTTACATTTCATATTGGAGCGTATGCAAATGAAACAACAAAAACTACTATTGATTCTATGACAGCATCTAATGTTATTGGAACTGCTGGTGTATCAACGCAATCGGCGGCAGAAGCTACAATCTCTGCAATGGATAGTGCTTTAAAAACGATTGATACATTGAGATCAACACTTGGTTCAGCTCAAAATCAACTTGAATCGACTATTAGAAATATCTCTACAACTCAAGTTAATGTTACAGCGGCTGAGTCTCAAATTCGCGATGTTGATTTTGCTGCTGAGTCTGCAAACTTCAACAAAAGAAACATCTTAGCGCAATCTGGTTCATATGCGATGAGTCAGGCTAATGCTGTTCAACAAAACGTGTTAAGACTTTTACAGTAGTAGCAACACATTTAAACTAAGCCTTTTGGCTTAGTTGTTTTTCCATCTCTTTTATGAAATTTTCCAGATAATTTTTATAATACTCAACGAGTTTTATCATTTGTGCTGTTAAAAGTTTACTCAGCTTTTTAATATGTTTTTTTGGATTTGTGACTTCTCTTGTATTGATAAAATCAAAAACATAACCACTGACCATTTGAATATACAGTGAAATGACACCATTCGTATCTTCTGCTTCTTGAACATCATCTTCTGCTAATATATTGATAAAAAGTCCAAGCAACTCATAATGAAAAATATTCATAGAATTAAATTTCATTTTTTGAAATGACTCCAACAGATTTAAGACATTATTTGCATGAAAAACACGCTTTTGCATATGCTCTATTTCATTTTCTGTCAATCCTATGGTAGATGATGATTCAAAAAGTTCTGTGAGTTGTTTTTGAATGTATGTTTTATCCTCGGATTCTAATTTTTCTTGTTCTAAACTATCAACCTTGAGTGGAATCGTACACTCAATAGCAGCACCGTCTGAGAGGTTAAATATCGTTTGCTTGGGAGATTTCATACGAATAAGCATACCCTTTATTTCCATTAAAGAACTGAGAAAATTAGGTGTTGTCGGTATTTCATCCGTAAAATTTCCTTTTGTAAAAAAGACACTATCATGATAACTGATATTTTCTTCCAATGATACTTTATGATTGATATCGAGTTCTTTGCTATGAACATGGTCTGAGAGATGCGTACGCCCTGTTTTAGCATCTAAAGCCATATCGAGACCAAGCAGGTAGAGTTTTTGCGTTTGAAACATGACAGGCAGAATACAGCTGATTATCCCTACATTTGAAGCCGTTATGAATTGATATCCCTCTTTTATAGAAACACCTGATTGGAAAATATAGAGTTTATCCAAGTTAAAAGAAAGAGATAACTCAGGATAGGTAAATGTTGAAAAAAGTTTGATAGAGTCATTGAAGAAATCTATAGAAGTTACATTCTCAAGGTGTTTCATACTTGCTTCAAAGCCATCAATGTGGACAAGTATATCTGGATGTATATTATTTTTTTCCAGCAAACTCATTGCTGCTGTTGCTGCAATTATGATGAATTTTTCCTGATTTTTGTGAACCCACTCTATATTTTTTTGTAAAGACGGTCCTGCACCCAGAACTAACACTTTGTGTTTTTTAAATTCTTTGGAGTCGATGATTTTTGTAAGGTTTACAAATTTAAATTTATTCTGTAAATAATCCAGAGGTCTTAAAAAAGCGAGTAAAACGGCTGAATGGGGAAACTTTAGATAATCTTGCGAAATGACGACATTATGCATAGCTTTTAATTTTTCATCACTGTGACTTAAAAGCAGAAAATATTTTAGATAGTGGTTGTAGATTGGCATGTCTCGTAAAAAAGCAAATGCCTTGTATCGAAAATCAGCTTCTTCTTCAAAAACGGAAAAGTGAAGATTTGCGCCATTGTCTGTCAGTGAAGCGTAATCACAGGTAAAAAGTGAAAGATAAAAAAGTTCCAGATCATCTTCTATAATGAAATAGACATTGGATTGAAGTTTTTCATGTACTTTTGGAAGATGCAACCCAAGACCGACACCAACAAAGATAAACTTATAGATTTTTTTCATAGTGGTTGTTTTGTCTGCATATTGGTTTGTATAATGAACGATTGGAGCGATAGTTGCGAGTGAAGATTCTATGAGATCCATCTGTTCGTATTTTTCAACATCTTCATCTGTAAAGCGTAAATCTCTAAAAGTTTCAAATAGATTATCTTCTTTTGAAAAATCAATACTTTTTGTAATTTTCTCTGCATGTTCATTACTGTCAATATTATAAAGCCATTTACCAGTTTCTTTTTCTATGACATCGAAGTAGCCTTCATTCTTATATTCAAGATCATATTTTTGTGTATAAAAACCGTTTTCAATAGCATTTTCAAAAGCTGAGATTTTTTCATAAAGATCAAAGTGTGATGATTGTAGAAAAAGAATGTTCTTTGTGTATACTTTCTGTGTCTGTTGTTGTATCTGTTGCATATCCATTATTATCCTTCGTTTATTAAAAACTGCGCAAATTTAAAGTCTAGTTCTGTATCGATGTCTATTGATTTTTCTTGTGGCATTTTATAGGCATAAATTTTACTGTTCAAAAAGAAAGTTTTTTCTTTGAGCACTCTTTTGGTATCTGCAATAT
Proteins encoded in this window:
- a CDS encoding cation:proton antiporter, yielding MSHTLSDNILLITTISLIIMFSPFIAKSVKLPTTPIEIILGSLLGYVGFLHDEHLFNIVAELGFLYLMFIAGTEINLKNVLKTPVHTIKKVALYLFFLYAFSIAFSMQFHLGKIFMVLLPLISVGLVASLAKEYGKTPWITLSMTVGGIGEVVSIVILTITSATLKSGIGLGLFQSIMALIAFILFMFLLFRAMELIFWWFPKVSTALMPHEDNQEQDIRLSMGIFFLLVGAMLYLHLELAFGAFLAGIFIPTFFEHKHDLPEKLGSFGFGLLIPIFFIHIGSSFDLDALFISGLIEKALLITVVMILMRLFASLVFIKDLGITDTILLGLSHSMPLTLLIAMATLAYSANSIDKLHYYAFILAALFQVISVMIMIKLINVYKTKKEQKALA
- a CDS encoding biotin synthase, producing MSEKIFLCSICNINSGTCKEDCKFCSQSVRYKADIDRYKQKPIQDIQQEAINARDNGALGFCLVTADKGLNDKTLKFVCNVAHAVQEVAPELRLIACNGTATLDQLLTLKDAGIKAYNHNLETSEAFYPQICTTHPWSERYKTCQNVNEAGLVLITGGIFGLGETQADRISMLESLASLNPTSVPINFYHHNEALQLSPNPLTVEDALSLIKLTREMIPNAKRIMVAGGRELMFGERQSEIFDAGANSIVIGNYLTTSGRAMNKDLEMLESLGLDIAKSVAG
- a CDS encoding metallophosphoesterase family protein — its product is MKIGVLSDTHSKIKRAKIALDFLIAEGAEFIIHAGDIVEPEILELLANCGKKYIAVYGNNDAHLAAYHNDYNLVQEPYYFKLADTKFKLMHLPFYMTADAEVVIFGHTHAFEIEFKGKTLYLNPGEVCARNKALSECVMLEVKSNKFIVNYYTRKPKKEFKLQKTYEFKRQKSE
- the topA gene encoding type I DNA topoisomerase, with amino-acid sequence MNLIIVESPAKARTIKNFLGKGYDVIASKGHIRDLPKSRFGITIDEEHHEIVPKYSVAKENAPTVKEIREKAKKADTIYIATDEDREGEAIGWHIAHAIKKDPEDLPRIVFHEITKGAIKHALESARKIDMKMVNAQQARRLLDRIVGYKLSPLLASKIQKGLSGGRVQSSTLKLVVDREREIKAFVPQEYWTIDTVFKTNIDANLIKHKGEKLSKLSIENKEKAESITQSVKNDDFTIAKIETKQRKSATPPPFMTSTLQQTASSKLGFTPKKTMMIAQTLYEGVKTPDGTSGVITYMRTDSLNLAQEAVGAVRGIIENRYGKKYLPKSPKVYTKKAKGAQEAHEAIRPTMLQFTPEVAVKYLKPDEIKLYRLIYERFMACQMEDALFEQQSIIFKGNENEYRASGRKLIFDGFYAVTGTEDKDKLLPTLKEGDKADIQSVKPEQHFTEPPSRYSEASLIKKLEAEGVGRPSTYAPTIATLSNRTYVTIEKKQIIPTEIAFTVTEILEKHFPNIVDINFTAEMEEKLDEIAEGHEDWQKLLIDFYESFMKQIEEGKEKIVSLKVAKPLGRNCPKCGSELLLRSGRFGQFIACSGFPKCKYTEQCDEEGNPVEKKEQTSDDKCEKCGADMIVKNGRNGQFLACSNYPDCKNTKSINVEEKVSETPCPDCGGKISLKNSRRGPFWGCENYPDCKFISKFEPTTIKCKEKGCTGVLAPRTYRNKEVYECVKCKARTPREEIDEQK
- a CDS encoding flagellin, giving the protein MGFRINTNIGAMNAHKNAVFNNQALDKSLNRLSSGLRINKAADDSAGLAIADKLSAQSQGLGQAIRNGNDAIGLIQTADGALQEYTQIVQRIRTLAVESSNDTQDSASRSFIQTEVNRLISSASFINSQTKFNGKTLFTDSSFTFHIGAYANETTKTTIDSMTASNVIGTAGVSTQSAAEATISAMDSALKTIDTLRSTLGSAQNQLESTIRNISTTQVNVTAAESQIRDVDFAAESANFNKRNILAQSGSYAMSQANAVQQNVLRLLQ
- a CDS encoding motility associated factor glycosyltransferase family protein — its product is MDMQQIQQQTQKVYTKNILFLQSSHFDLYEKISAFENAIENGFYTQKYDLEYKNEGYFDVIEKETGKWLYNIDSNEHAEKITKSIDFSKEDNLFETFRDLRFTDEDVEKYEQMDLIESSLATIAPIVHYTNQYADKTTTMKKIYKFIFVGVGLGLHLPKVHEKLQSNVYFIIEDDLELFYLSLFTCDYASLTDNGANLHFSVFEEEADFRYKAFAFLRDMPIYNHYLKYFLLLSHSDEKLKAMHNVVISQDYLKFPHSAVLLAFLRPLDYLQNKFKFVNLTKIIDSKEFKKHKVLVLGAGPSLQKNIEWVHKNQEKFIIIAATAAMSLLEKNNIHPDILVHIDGFEASMKHLENVTSIDFFNDSIKLFSTFTYPELSLSFNLDKLYIFQSGVSIKEGYQFITASNVGIISCILPVMFQTQKLYLLGLDMALDAKTGRTHLSDHVHSKELDINHKVSLEENISYHDSVFFTKGNFTDEIPTTPNFLSSLMEIKGMLIRMKSPKQTIFNLSDGAAIECTIPLKVDSLEQEKLESEDKTYIQKQLTELFESSSTIGLTENEIEHMQKRVFHANNVLNLLESFQKMKFNSMNIFHYELLGLFINILAEDDVQEAEDTNGVISLYIQMVSGYVFDFINTREVTNPKKHIKKLSKLLTAQMIKLVEYYKNYLENFIKEMEKQLSQKA